The following are encoded together in the Erwinia sp. E602 genome:
- a CDS encoding ABC transporter permease, whose protein sequence is MAVAKVVPALLSFLHAFRHEVFNGWRKPVVHWLGWCFPLLLFALIASDFSEGTLLNLPVVAVDQDHSTLSRTLIRDLNAGSHAQVTLAGNSSQALEALQSARAYAVLLIPPFFEADTLAGRQPQLTLYYNALFYGAGFYSTQDFSGLVSALSAPYQTVLAAASGRAMAPLPRATLEYDSLFNASGSYIYFQQFAACIHLLQLFTVTCTIYMLARARPLIHQRHFAMALLGKLAPYTLCYTVLLMVELALLIGVFSARVVGNPLYMVCVAFFYVMAAQSLGVLLFTFTASAITAYTLMGILVSIALTFSGTAIPVLSMPWPAQLVANLEPLTHALNAMFDLFLRDVPGTPVASVCGVLLLYPLAVALLVRRRLFRRLCQPEEAH, encoded by the coding sequence ATGGCTGTGGCAAAAGTAGTTCCGGCGTTGCTGAGTTTTCTGCACGCCTTCCGCCATGAGGTGTTCAACGGCTGGCGCAAGCCGGTGGTGCACTGGCTCGGCTGGTGCTTTCCGCTGCTGCTGTTTGCGCTGATCGCCAGCGACTTCTCTGAAGGCACCCTGCTGAACCTGCCGGTGGTGGCGGTCGACCAGGATCACAGCACGCTGTCGCGCACGCTGATCCGCGATCTGAATGCCGGTTCGCACGCGCAGGTGACGCTGGCCGGCAACAGCAGCCAGGCGCTGGAGGCGTTGCAGAGCGCCCGCGCCTACGCGGTGCTGCTGATCCCACCGTTTTTTGAAGCCGACACGCTGGCCGGCCGCCAGCCGCAGCTGACCCTCTACTACAACGCGCTGTTCTACGGTGCCGGGTTCTACTCCACCCAGGACTTCAGCGGCCTGGTCAGCGCGCTCAGTGCCCCGTACCAGACGGTGCTGGCGGCCGCCAGCGGCCGGGCGATGGCCCCGCTGCCCAGGGCCACGCTGGAGTATGACAGCCTGTTTAACGCCAGCGGCAGCTACATCTACTTTCAGCAGTTTGCCGCCTGCATCCACCTGCTGCAGCTGTTCACCGTCACCTGCACTATCTATATGCTGGCGCGCGCCCGGCCGCTGATCCATCAGCGCCACTTTGCCATGGCCCTGCTGGGCAAGCTGGCCCCGTATACGCTCTGTTACACCGTGCTGCTGATGGTCGAGCTGGCGCTGCTGATCGGCGTGTTCAGCGCGCGGGTGGTCGGCAATCCGCTGTATATGGTCTGCGTGGCGTTTTTCTACGTGATGGCGGCGCAGAGCCTCGGCGTGCTGCTGTTTACCTTCACCGCCAGCGCCATCACCGCCTACACCCTGATGGGGATCCTGGTCAGCATTGCGCTGACCTTCTCCGGCACCGCCATTCCGGTGCTGTCGATGCCGTGGCCGGCGCAGCTGGTGGCCAACCTGGAGCCGCTGACCCACGCGCTGAACGCGATGTTTGACCTGTTCCTGCGTGACGTACCGGGCACGCCGGTGGCCAGCGTCTGCGGCGTGCTGCTGCTCTATCCGCTGGCGGTGGCGCTGCTGGTGCGCCGCCGCCTGTTCCGGCGGCTGTGCCAGCCGGAGGAGGCGCATTGA
- a CDS encoding HlyD family secretion protein — MKKNVFITLLVMVLAVALTVLFRAHSRDLLLQGEVDAREVIVSSKARGRVVAKLVRRGDDVRAGQPLLRLDAPELIAQLKSSEAARDRAQAVLDQSLNGTREETIRNLQALLDQARTGLVNAQAAWRRDVAVAAKGFISAQELDNARQARDSAQQQVQAALANLDQGLHGDRTEQRQAFSAQLRQAEQDLLQIKAQTDELLVRAPVAGEVGPIPAEQGELMNAGSPLVTLVELPSAWFVFDLREDILANVHKGDKVQLRVPALNNRMIAAEVRYIAPLGDYATKRATRATGDFDLKTFEVRLYPDRPVADLRQGMSALWLWQK, encoded by the coding sequence GTGAAAAAAAACGTCTTTATTACCCTGCTGGTTATGGTGCTGGCGGTGGCGCTGACCGTGCTGTTCCGCGCCCACAGCCGCGACCTGCTGCTGCAGGGGGAGGTCGATGCCCGCGAGGTGATTGTCTCCTCTAAGGCGCGGGGGCGGGTGGTGGCGAAACTGGTGCGCAGAGGCGATGACGTGCGCGCCGGGCAGCCGCTGCTCCGGCTGGACGCGCCGGAGCTGATTGCCCAGCTAAAATCCAGTGAGGCCGCCCGCGATCGGGCGCAGGCGGTTCTCGACCAGTCGCTGAACGGCACCCGTGAAGAGACCATCCGCAACCTGCAGGCGCTGCTGGACCAGGCGCGGACCGGGCTGGTCAATGCGCAGGCCGCCTGGCGGCGTGACGTGGCGGTGGCGGCGAAGGGCTTTATCTCAGCGCAGGAGCTGGATAACGCCCGCCAGGCGCGCGACAGCGCGCAGCAGCAGGTGCAGGCGGCTCTGGCGAACCTCGACCAGGGGCTGCATGGCGATCGTACTGAGCAGCGGCAGGCCTTTTCCGCCCAGCTGCGCCAGGCGGAGCAGGACCTGCTGCAGATCAAGGCACAGACGGACGAGCTGCTGGTGCGGGCACCGGTGGCGGGGGAGGTCGGCCCAATCCCGGCGGAGCAGGGTGAACTGATGAACGCCGGCAGCCCGCTGGTGACGCTGGTGGAACTGCCGTCGGCGTGGTTTGTCTTCGACCTGCGTGAGGATATCCTGGCGAACGTGCACAAAGGCGATAAGGTGCAGCTGCGGGTGCCGGCCCTGAATAACCGCATGATTGCCGCCGAAGTGCGTTACATCGCCCCGCTGGGCGACTACGCCACCAAACGCGCCACCCGCGCCACCGGCGACTTCGATCTGAAAACCTTCGAGGTGCGCCTCTATCCCGACCGGCCGGTTGCCGACCTGCGTCAGGGGATGAGTGCCTTATGGCTGTGGCAAAAGTAG